One Vicia villosa cultivar HV-30 ecotype Madison, WI linkage group LG5, Vvil1.0, whole genome shotgun sequence genomic window, TGATATTGATCAGGCATAGCTCATCAATATCTCCCTGACGCAATGAACTAAACTTAAGTCTGTCACTCATCTATGGAATTCTATTTTGAAACAATCTCCATACAAAACACGAGACTTTTAGCAAAATCACCCTTATAAGTCTCTTATCTCCATACAAAACACGAGACTTTTAGCAAAATCACCCTTATAAGTCTCTTTTACTGAGTACTCATATTTGGAAGTTCCACGAAATTTGAAATTTAAGTCTAATTTACAAACATCCTTCCACCATTTGGATATCCACTTTAAATAATATCACATCTTTCTTTTTTTCGTAAGCTTCATCCACTATTTCATTTGAAACAAGATCCGATCTAATACTTGTTTGCATGCAATGAAAGTTGACTGCAAAACTTTATAAATACACTCTATATAAGTGATATTGGCCTATATTTTCCTATCTTCGCCGGATTATTTTTCTTGGGAACCAAGACTAAGAAAGAGCAATTTGCCCTTTTTACCATCCGACTGTTAAAATAGGACAATAGGCATTGAGTATTCTCACACTGAAAATTTCATGTTTTATCTGTGATTGGAAAGGTTCGGTTGATGAGAAGCACATTATAAGTGATCGTTTCTGCTTTGAATCAGGTAGTTTTTCATGCTGGAGCTTCGGCACTGCAtaagatttgtttgtgtgtaaTAACAGTGATATTGAAATTTGTTGTGGTGCATTATCTCTTGTTTAGTTTTCACATAACCAAGCATTCATTTGCTTTCTATGGAAAAAGAGTAAAAATTAATTAGTTACTTATTTATATATTGAcattacatcatcatacatctcTTACACGCAAATCACAAAAACATAACCATTACAAACCAAGATAAGACAAGTACACGAATTTAAAGCAACACAATAACAGAGAGCTTGTTGTGTGTGAGTGTGAGTTCAACCAGAGATTTCAATAGACTTAACCTCAGGCTTcttaatttcttcttttggaacgGTGACAGTTAGAACACCATTTTCCATGGAAGCTTTCACCTGATCCATTTTAGCATTCTCAGGCAATCTGAACCTCCTCAAGAACTTTCCACTGCTACGCTCCACGCGATGCCATTGATCGTTCTTGTCCTCTTTCTCAACGTTCCTCTCTCCGCTTATCTGTAGAACCCTATCATCTTCAATCTCAACCTTCACTTCCTCCTTCTTCAGTCCAGGGAGATCAGCCTTGAACACGTGTGCTTCCGGGGTCTCCTTCCAGTCCACTCGTGTGCTCACAAACGCAGAATTCTCACGAGGGAATGAAGCAGAAAGTGCAGAATTGGAAAATGGAAAATCCTTCAAGGGGTCCCAAACATCAAGAGAGAATGGATCGTATACGTTGCTCCTTCGGTCACCAAAGAAACTTGGAATCAAAGACATTTTTGTTGCAGTTGAAAACACTGTAAATTTAGAATTGTAAGGGAAATTGAATAGATATCGATGCTTAgtgtgaatgccattgttgaaagGCTCGGGGGTATTTAAAGGAGATGGTGGAATAGCCTTGTATTATCTAGAAAATGCTGTTAGTTGAAAATTCTGAAACATTCTAGACTTCTCAAGAGATCTAAAATTATCAAGATTTTGTTTAAATGTTCAGCGATAAAAATAGATTTTGTCCTACCACCTCTAAAAATTATGTCGCACACCTCTTAATTTTTCTATAGATCAAAATGCTCTTTTTATTTATTaccatattttaaaattatatttggttaaaATCTACATTCTAgtagattttaaaaattaaaaaaacatacaaGTAAAGTTTTGCATTTTTACCACACTTTTATTCATTCGATATgtgtttttattgatttttttgaaaattcggCAATTCACATTGAGtaggcttataaaaaaataaaatcaataccatcaaatatttttataaatttgatatattttataatttttgaaaatttggaaATTCATATTCAATAGGccgataaaaaattaatttaacacTATCTGCTTGATAAATCTAATATGTTTTGTAATTTATTTGTATATTTAAAAAATCGATATAAAACcataatttttttacaaaaatttatgattttatactaaatatttaaaaaatccaatataaaa contains:
- the LOC131602676 gene encoding 18.2 kDa class I heat shock protein-like; amino-acid sequence: MSLIPSFFGDRRSNVYDPFSLDVWDPLKDFPFSNSALSASFPRENSAFVSTRVDWKETPEAHVFKADLPGLKKEEVKVEIEDDRVLQISGERNVEKEDKNDQWHRVERSSGKFLRRFRLPENAKMDQVKASMENGVLTVTVPKEEIKKPEVKSIEISG